In one Saccharibacillus brassicae genomic region, the following are encoded:
- a CDS encoding glycosyl hydrolase family 28-related protein: MKKRNFVLGLIALSVGMGSSLIGGTSAHAAEVTRTYSASKGFSSIEQGTNQWHYEKLAGSAYLDLIYDKSGNRWAAPSGYPWVSATALHPDQNFDAVRKWIAPGKGVISISGSVQKGSPEGDGVVVSIRKDEVKLWSETLTNTKAVTPSGVSRVAVEAGTEISFVVNKRGSSNHDHTMWEPDIAYTGAAGSTAGAAPSKSSASAANKNSSVVSVLDYGAKADDTIDDYPAFVAAIDAAKSMDKPVYVPAGNYVLSDILTIDGVKVQGAGKFLTTLTSTNPKRGSIDLKGTGTELSNLKHVYQTTVARGNGANEKNSITVRGAQNFKIENVYVSKSSTAGIMITYGSKNGIVSGNTLESTGADGIHMTGGSSYITVENNVVRKAGDDTIAVVSYIDSDKAAAHHIVIRKNDVGYGSKARGIAVVGGTDITISNNAIQETSMAGVYIAVEASYNTRNVDRVTVSNNVIDHTGLAKPSNHPNVLVYASQGIVDNVVFNQNTIKNGAHRGIGVWGSGSIKNITFNKNILIHRIGEATTFAKGNIKLNQNEGF; this comes from the coding sequence TTGAAGAAACGAAATTTTGTATTAGGTTTGATCGCTTTGTCAGTAGGAATGGGGAGCAGTCTAATCGGCGGAACTTCTGCTCATGCGGCGGAGGTGACCCGAACTTATTCGGCTTCCAAAGGGTTTAGTTCGATTGAACAAGGTACGAATCAATGGCATTACGAGAAATTGGCCGGCAGCGCGTACTTGGATTTGATCTATGACAAAAGCGGCAATCGCTGGGCAGCGCCAAGCGGTTATCCTTGGGTATCGGCTACGGCACTACATCCGGATCAAAACTTCGATGCGGTTCGCAAATGGATTGCTCCGGGCAAAGGTGTGATTTCGATTTCCGGCAGCGTGCAAAAAGGAAGTCCCGAAGGCGACGGAGTCGTAGTCAGCATTAGAAAAGACGAGGTCAAGCTGTGGAGCGAGACTTTGACGAATACGAAAGCGGTGACCCCGAGCGGAGTATCCCGAGTTGCGGTCGAAGCCGGGACGGAAATCTCTTTTGTCGTGAATAAACGGGGCAGTTCGAATCACGATCATACGATGTGGGAGCCTGATATTGCGTATACCGGAGCTGCAGGCTCGACTGCCGGCGCAGCACCTTCCAAATCGTCGGCTTCTGCCGCAAACAAAAATTCTTCCGTCGTGTCTGTGCTGGATTACGGAGCCAAAGCGGATGATACGATCGATGATTATCCGGCGTTCGTCGCTGCGATCGACGCGGCCAAATCGATGGACAAACCGGTCTATGTTCCTGCAGGGAATTATGTATTGAGCGATATTTTGACGATTGACGGCGTAAAGGTGCAGGGAGCCGGCAAGTTTTTGACTACGCTGACTTCAACGAATCCCAAGCGCGGGTCGATCGATCTCAAAGGAACCGGCACGGAATTAAGCAATCTCAAGCATGTGTATCAGACGACCGTGGCACGCGGAAACGGAGCAAATGAAAAAAACAGCATTACGGTACGCGGCGCCCAAAATTTTAAAATCGAAAATGTGTATGTCAGCAAATCGAGCACGGCAGGAATCATGATCACGTACGGTTCGAAGAACGGAATCGTTAGCGGCAATACGCTTGAATCGACGGGAGCGGACGGTATTCACATGACCGGAGGCAGCAGCTATATTACGGTCGAGAACAATGTCGTTCGGAAAGCCGGGGACGATACGATTGCGGTAGTCAGTTATATCGACAGCGACAAAGCAGCCGCCCATCATATCGTTATTCGCAAAAACGATGTCGGATATGGTTCGAAAGCGCGCGGTATAGCGGTTGTAGGCGGAACTGACATTACCATCTCCAACAATGCTATCCAGGAAACGTCTATGGCGGGCGTGTATATTGCGGTAGAAGCTTCCTACAATACGCGTAACGTGGATCGGGTAACCGTCTCGAACAATGTCATTGACCATACGGGGCTGGCCAAACCTTCGAATCATCCGAACGTGTTGGTATACGCTTCGCAAGGGATTGTGGACAATGTGGTGTTTAATCAAAATACGATCAAAAACGGAGCTCATCGAGGCATCGGGGTATGGGGAAGCGGCAGCATCAAAAATATAACGTTTAACAAAAACATACTGATTCATCGAATCGGCGAAGCGACAACGTTTGCCAAAGGGAATATCAAGCTGAATCAAAATGAAGGGTTCTGA
- a CDS encoding glycosyl hydrolase family 28-related protein has protein sequence MNKKSKKVWWVISVVVIAAAALALWRGAFFLEEEKAQTGEDTEIAEPTLPAAEIPDGALSIVDEGATPNDDSDDLAAIQGALDRASKEDKAVYIPSGTYRLSGILMVDGVSLLGDGADQSILMSTNPENGSIDVEGDGAVLSGFAHVFEKTVERGNGANDKNSITVRSATNFKIENLKIDKSSTAGIFVGYESSKGTISGNSLQNTGADGIHITNGSTEIVVENNKVREAGDDTIAVVSYEENSQTTQDITIRNNDVGYGSKARGISVVGGENVTIENNKIQDTEMAGIYISVEKEWGTRNVKNIVINENTIEHTGTRIAGEHPNILVYASQGNIDDVKFNGNTISDSVHGGIGVWGNGEIGNIYFDANKLENNKGLATNFKSGTIHSEGNTGF, from the coding sequence ATGAATAAGAAATCCAAAAAAGTGTGGTGGGTCATCTCGGTAGTGGTTATCGCCGCCGCAGCGCTTGCCTTGTGGAGAGGGGCCTTTTTCTTGGAAGAAGAGAAAGCGCAAACCGGAGAAGACACGGAAATCGCCGAACCTACGCTTCCCGCTGCTGAAATACCCGACGGAGCCTTGTCGATCGTAGACGAAGGAGCGACGCCGAATGACGACAGTGACGATCTGGCCGCGATCCAGGGAGCGCTCGATCGGGCATCCAAGGAAGACAAAGCCGTCTATATCCCGTCCGGTACGTATCGCTTGAGCGGAATTCTGATGGTAGACGGAGTCAGCCTGCTCGGAGACGGAGCGGATCAGTCCATTCTGATGTCCACAAATCCCGAAAATGGTTCGATCGATGTCGAAGGAGACGGTGCGGTGCTGAGCGGCTTTGCTCATGTATTCGAGAAAACGGTAGAGCGCGGCAACGGAGCGAATGACAAAAACAGCATTACAGTCAGATCCGCGACCAATTTCAAAATTGAAAACCTGAAAATCGATAAATCGAGTACAGCGGGCATTTTTGTCGGATACGAATCTTCGAAAGGAACGATTAGCGGCAACAGCTTGCAAAATACGGGTGCGGACGGGATACATATTACGAACGGAAGCACCGAGATCGTCGTCGAGAACAATAAAGTACGAGAAGCCGGCGACGATACGATTGCAGTAGTCAGCTATGAAGAAAACTCGCAAACGACCCAGGACATCACGATCCGCAATAACGATGTCGGTTACGGATCGAAGGCGAGAGGCATCTCCGTCGTCGGCGGCGAGAATGTCACGATCGAGAACAACAAAATTCAGGATACCGAGATGGCCGGGATTTATATTTCGGTGGAAAAAGAGTGGGGTACGCGAAACGTCAAAAATATCGTGATTAACGAAAATACGATCGAGCATACCGGAACTCGGATAGCCGGAGAACATCCGAATATACTCGTGTATGCTTCGCAAGGTAATATTGATGACGTCAAATTCAATGGCAATACGATCAGCGATTCGGTCCATGGAGGAATCGGGGTCTGGGGCAACGGCGAGATTGGCAACATCTATTTCGACGCCAACAAGCTGGAAAACAATAAAGGATTGGCTACAAACTTCAAAAGTGGCACGATTCATTCTGAAGGCAATACAGGGTTCTAA
- a CDS encoding YveK family protein, which produces MELKEYLRVVRKRWWVVALTVLLCFGAAIAYNSKYEPMYRASVDLIVNEPSISSTGQAQVDSNSIEANLKLINTYKKIITSDSITKLVVERHPELNLTSTQVGNKLMIDSTQNTQVINVSVEDTSYERAATIANSTGNVFVSQIPEIMQVNNVSVLNAADPNLSASPVNDHKQMLIVISLVVGLLLGLGIMFLLEYLDDSVKTEFDVEDAIGLPVLAKVDRIAKSDLKNQQADPSGQQEDSALLRTANEQR; this is translated from the coding sequence ATGGAATTAAAAGAATATTTGCGCGTGGTCAGAAAAAGATGGTGGGTAGTGGCTCTAACGGTACTGTTGTGCTTTGGAGCGGCTATCGCTTACAACTCGAAATACGAACCCATGTATCGCGCATCGGTTGATCTGATCGTTAACGAACCGTCTATCTCAAGCACCGGGCAAGCCCAGGTCGATTCCAATTCGATTGAAGCCAACCTCAAATTGATCAACACGTACAAAAAAATCATCACTTCCGATTCGATTACCAAGCTCGTCGTGGAACGCCACCCCGAACTGAACCTGACTTCGACGCAGGTCGGCAACAAACTGATGATCGATTCGACGCAAAATACGCAGGTCATCAACGTATCCGTCGAAGATACCTCCTACGAAAGAGCAGCTACGATCGCCAACTCGACAGGCAACGTCTTCGTAAGCCAAATTCCCGAAATCATGCAGGTCAACAACGTCAGCGTGCTGAATGCGGCAGACCCGAACTTGTCGGCAAGCCCGGTTAACGATCATAAACAGATGTTGATCGTCATCAGCCTTGTAGTCGGACTTCTGCTCGGTCTGGGCATCATGTTCCTGCTTGAATACCTGGACGATTCCGTCAAAACCGAATTCGACGTCGAAGATGCGATCGGACTTCCCGTTCTCGCCAAAGTAGACCGTATTGCCAAAAGCGATTTGAAAAATCAACAGGCCGATCCTTCCGGGCAACAGGAAGATTCAGCCCTACTGCGCACTGCCAACGAGCAGCGTTAA
- a CDS encoding glycosyltransferase, with protein sequence MGSRLVPGLQLQADKQIIINTGGVAGRRKELEFKLMGPGRRLTRRLKAIQPKLIHAHFGPEGCLAMPIAEKLNIPLIVTFHGYDATTKDEYARKSYYTHRNYLKQRPKLQKKGDLFIAVSDFIREKLISQGYPPEKVIRHYIGINTDSFKPDSSIIRRDTVLFVGRLVEVKGCAYLIEAMSQVQGKNPEAELVIIGDGPLRGELERLAASKLTHYRFLGTQPHHVVREWMNRARVFSVPSVRAENGAEEGLGMVFLEAAAMGVPVASFATGGIPEAVEHGKSGYLAPERDAKQLGIYIDRLLADRTLWKEFSEYGRIRVNKKFDLDEQTRQMEDLYKMVIATQLSGEQVTLESVLTPVPEAQHIL encoded by the coding sequence ATGGGTTCTCGTCTTGTTCCCGGGCTGCAGCTGCAAGCCGATAAGCAGATCATCATTAATACGGGTGGCGTAGCGGGCCGAAGAAAAGAGCTGGAATTCAAGTTGATGGGACCGGGGCGCCGTCTGACGCGCCGTCTTAAAGCGATTCAGCCCAAATTGATCCATGCGCATTTCGGACCCGAAGGCTGCCTGGCCATGCCGATCGCCGAAAAGCTAAATATTCCGCTGATCGTGACTTTCCATGGATATGACGCAACGACCAAAGACGAGTACGCCAGAAAATCGTATTATACGCATCGAAATTATCTGAAGCAGCGTCCGAAGCTGCAAAAGAAAGGCGATTTGTTCATTGCCGTTTCCGACTTCATTCGTGAGAAGCTCATTAGCCAGGGATATCCGCCGGAAAAGGTCATTCGTCATTATATCGGCATTAACACCGATTCTTTTAAGCCCGATTCTTCAATTATTCGCCGCGATACTGTTTTATTTGTCGGACGTCTGGTCGAAGTCAAAGGCTGCGCCTATCTAATTGAAGCGATGTCCCAAGTGCAGGGCAAAAATCCGGAAGCGGAATTGGTCATTATCGGCGACGGTCCGCTGCGAGGCGAACTGGAACGACTGGCCGCATCCAAGCTGACCCATTACCGCTTCCTCGGTACGCAGCCGCATCATGTTGTACGCGAATGGATGAATCGGGCGCGAGTCTTCAGCGTTCCGAGCGTGCGCGCCGAAAACGGGGCCGAAGAAGGGCTCGGTATGGTCTTCCTCGAAGCCGCCGCGATGGGAGTTCCGGTCGCAAGCTTTGCAACCGGAGGAATTCCGGAAGCGGTGGAGCACGGAAAAAGCGGCTATCTGGCTCCGGAACGCGACGCGAAGCAGCTCGGTATCTACATTGACCGGCTGCTGGCCGATCGTACCCTGTGGAAAGAGTTCAGCGAGTACGGACGTATTCGGGTCAACAAGAAGTTCGATCTGGACGAACAAACGCGCCAAATGGAAGATCTGTACAAAATGGTCATCGCCACGCAGTTAAGCGGCGAACAGGTGACACTGGAATCGGTCTTGACACCTGTTCCCGAAGCCCAACACATTTTATGA
- a CDS encoding CpsD/CapB family tyrosine-protein kinase, with amino-acid sequence MTRAMSSGGYLVANKNAGAEASESYRTLRTNIRFSTMGRSSKILLVTSAGSKEGKTTTATNLAVSYSQENKKVLLIDGDLRHPSLQHVFPRSNKRGLTDVLSGQCGLEAAVSTTAIPNLSVLTAGTLPPNPSEILGSDRMQALLSEVAGYYDVVLIDSPAALDVSDAQILGTLSDGVVLVAHQGKVTKEQLKKVKRGMDHVNAHILGVVLNKA; translated from the coding sequence ATGACTAGAGCCATGAGCAGTGGAGGTTATCTGGTAGCCAACAAAAACGCCGGAGCGGAAGCTTCGGAATCGTATCGCACGCTGCGGACGAATATTCGTTTCTCCACAATGGGACGTTCTTCGAAAATTTTGTTGGTCACTTCCGCCGGAAGCAAAGAAGGCAAAACGACGACCGCAACCAATCTCGCCGTTTCTTATTCGCAGGAAAACAAAAAAGTGCTGCTGATCGACGGCGATCTGCGCCACCCTTCGCTGCAGCACGTGTTCCCGCGTTCCAACAAGCGCGGCCTGACCGACGTGTTAAGCGGACAATGCGGGCTTGAAGCGGCTGTATCGACAACGGCCATCCCGAATCTGTCCGTTCTTACGGCCGGCACGCTGCCGCCCAATCCGTCCGAAATTCTCGGTTCCGATCGTATGCAGGCGCTGCTTAGTGAAGTGGCCGGTTATTACGACGTAGTGCTGATCGATTCGCCGGCGGCGCTCGACGTCTCCGACGCGCAAATCCTCGGCACGCTGTCCGACGGCGTCGTGCTCGTAGCGCATCAAGGCAAAGTGACCAAAGAACAACTGAAAAAAGTGAAAAGAGGCATGGATCACGTCAATGCACATATTCTCGGCGTCGTGCTGAACAAAGCGTAG
- a CDS encoding sugar transferase, with amino-acid sequence MSAVNNDAEATKYNEAAFSNLTWNRGIGFNATKRSMDAVASLIGLILLSPVFLILAILIKVEDPKGPVFFKQKRFGRNSKMFNIYKFRSMATNAEQRLKEDPVLYQKYVANNYKLEQGEDPRITSIGRFLRKTSLDELPQLLNVLKGEMSLVGPRPIVAQELKEYKDRKNDLLSVKPGVTGYWQVSGRSDVGYPERVDLELYYVYHRTIWLDIRILFSTVVSVLLKRGAY; translated from the coding sequence ATGAGTGCAGTCAACAACGATGCCGAAGCAACAAAGTACAACGAAGCGGCGTTCAGTAACCTGACATGGAATCGGGGAATCGGATTCAATGCAACGAAACGGAGCATGGATGCGGTGGCTTCCTTGATCGGCTTGATTCTTCTGTCGCCCGTGTTTTTGATCCTGGCGATTCTGATCAAGGTCGAAGATCCTAAAGGGCCTGTCTTTTTCAAACAAAAAAGATTCGGCAGAAACTCGAAAATGTTCAACATCTACAAATTCCGTTCGATGGCTACCAATGCGGAGCAGCGCTTGAAAGAGGACCCGGTTCTGTACCAAAAGTACGTCGCCAACAACTACAAGCTGGAGCAAGGCGAAGACCCGCGCATTACCTCGATCGGACGTTTTCTCCGCAAAACAAGCCTCGACGAACTGCCGCAGCTGCTGAACGTACTCAAAGGCGAAATGAGCCTCGTCGGTCCCCGGCCGATCGTGGCGCAGGAACTCAAAGAGTACAAAGACCGCAAAAACGATCTGCTGTCGGTTAAACCGGGCGTCACCGGATACTGGCAGGTCAGCGGACGCAGCGACGTCGGCTATCCCGAACGCGTCGACCTCGAACTTTATTACGTGTACCATCGCACCATTTGGCTGGATATTCGGATTCTTTTCTCGACTGTCGTCAGCGTTCTGCTCAAAAGAGGAGCTTACTGA
- a CDS encoding glycosyltransferase family 4 protein: MKVAIIHDWLTSYAGSEKVLEQMIHIFPEAEIYSLVDFMPEKDRGFLFGKKVHTSFLQKLPLAKKKYRQYLPLMPLAIEQFDLSSYDLILSSSHAVAKGVITGPDQLHISYVHSPIRYAWDMQPQYLKESGLDKGLKGTMAKVILSRIRMWDYRTSNGVDHFIANSQFIANRIWKVYRREASVIYPPVNVGAFTAREDKEDFYLTASRMVPYKKMDMIAAAFAQMPDKKLVIIGDGPDMEKVRKFESTNIKILGYQPDEVLVDHMQRAKAFVFAAEEDFGITPVEAQACGTPVIAYGKGGALETVRGLEEANPTGVFYQQQAPAAIIAAVQRFEQESGKILPANCRKNAMRFSPEVFRQNLQTHIHNKQHEDSRHFGSERMITRVL, encoded by the coding sequence ATGAAAGTCGCAATTATTCACGATTGGCTGACCAGTTATGCCGGATCGGAAAAAGTGCTTGAGCAAATGATTCATATTTTCCCGGAAGCCGAGATTTACAGTCTGGTCGACTTTATGCCCGAGAAAGACCGGGGATTCCTGTTTGGGAAAAAAGTACATACTTCATTCCTGCAAAAGCTTCCGCTCGCCAAAAAGAAGTATCGCCAATACCTGCCGCTGATGCCGCTCGCTATCGAACAGTTCGATCTGTCGTCTTACGACCTGATCCTGTCCAGCTCGCATGCGGTAGCCAAAGGTGTCATTACCGGTCCCGACCAGCTGCACATCTCGTATGTGCATTCGCCGATCCGGTATGCGTGGGATATGCAGCCGCAGTACCTGAAAGAGTCCGGCCTCGACAAAGGACTCAAAGGCACGATGGCCAAAGTCATTCTCAGCCGGATTCGGATGTGGGATTACCGGACTTCGAACGGGGTCGACCATTTCATCGCCAACTCGCAGTTTATCGCCAACCGGATCTGGAAAGTGTACCGCCGGGAAGCGTCGGTCATCTATCCGCCGGTTAACGTGGGCGCTTTTACGGCACGCGAAGACAAAGAAGACTTCTACCTGACCGCTTCCCGCATGGTGCCGTACAAAAAGATGGACATGATCGCGGCCGCCTTCGCCCAGATGCCGGACAAGAAACTGGTCATTATCGGAGACGGACCGGATATGGAAAAAGTACGCAAATTCGAATCGACGAACATTAAGATTCTCGGTTATCAGCCGGACGAAGTGTTGGTCGACCATATGCAGCGCGCCAAAGCGTTCGTGTTCGCGGCCGAAGAAGACTTCGGCATTACGCCGGTAGAAGCCCAGGCCTGCGGCACGCCCGTGATCGCTTATGGCAAAGGCGGAGCGCTTGAGACGGTCAGAGGACTGGAAGAAGCGAATCCGACCGGCGTGTTCTACCAGCAGCAGGCGCCGGCGGCGATCATAGCGGCGGTGCAGCGCTTCGAGCAGGAAAGCGGCAAGATTTTGCCGGCCAACTGCCGCAAAAACGCGATGCGGTTCTCGCCGGAAGTGTTCCGTCAAAACCTGCAGACGCATATTCATAACAAGCAGCACGAAGACAGCCGGCATTTCGGTTCGGAACGAATGATTACGCGAGTGCTGTAA
- a CDS encoding UDP-glucose dehydrogenase family protein: MELTFIGTGYVGLVSGVCFSEIGNQVTCVDKDLDKVARLNKGEVPIYEPGLQELMEKNTASGHLKFTADLATSVQNADIVFICVGTPSLASGEANLEYVEQVAQDIALAMNGYKIVVTKSTVPVGTNDKIKQIISQLSPHPFDIVSIPEFLREGSAVKDTLRPDRIIIGTSSERAAATLTELHKPLTDEIMVTEVRSAEMIKYASNAFLATKISFINEIANICEKVGADVTHVAQGMGYDKRIGSSFLQAGIGYGGSCFPKDTHALIQIAGNVDYEFKLLKSVVEVNNDQRFNIISKLNHSLGSMQGKTVGIWGLAFKPNTDDVREAPALDIIKTLLQEGAVVKAYDPIATENFRRFFRNESDVQWCDSAMETAESCDALCLLTDWSEFKEIDLRELNGVMKQPILIDGRNVYSKEQLADTNFQYYSIGRPELESLSPFRNSVASD, encoded by the coding sequence ATGGAACTTACATTTATAGGAACAGGTTATGTAGGTCTGGTCTCGGGTGTCTGCTTTTCGGAAATCGGCAATCAAGTGACCTGCGTCGATAAAGATCTGGACAAAGTAGCACGGCTCAACAAAGGCGAGGTGCCGATCTACGAACCGGGTCTGCAGGAATTGATGGAGAAAAACACCGCTTCGGGTCATCTGAAGTTCACGGCGGATCTGGCCACTTCGGTGCAGAACGCGGACATCGTCTTCATCTGCGTCGGTACGCCTTCGCTGGCGAGCGGCGAAGCGAACCTCGAATACGTCGAGCAGGTTGCCCAGGATATCGCGCTTGCGATGAACGGCTACAAGATCGTCGTAACCAAAAGCACGGTGCCGGTCGGCACGAACGACAAGATCAAACAGATCATCAGCCAACTCAGCCCGCATCCGTTCGATATCGTCTCCATTCCGGAGTTTCTGCGCGAAGGGTCGGCCGTCAAAGATACGCTGCGCCCGGATCGCATCATTATCGGCACGAGCAGCGAACGCGCCGCGGCGACGCTCACCGAACTGCATAAGCCGTTGACCGACGAGATTATGGTCACCGAAGTGCGCAGCGCGGAAATGATCAAATATGCTTCGAACGCGTTCCTCGCGACGAAAATTTCGTTTATCAACGAAATCGCCAACATCTGCGAAAAAGTCGGCGCGGACGTGACGCACGTGGCGCAGGGCATGGGCTACGACAAGCGGATCGGTTCTTCGTTCCTGCAGGCGGGTATCGGCTACGGCGGTTCGTGCTTCCCGAAAGACACGCACGCGCTGATCCAGATCGCCGGTAACGTGGATTACGAATTCAAGCTGTTGAAGTCGGTCGTCGAAGTCAACAACGATCAGCGGTTCAACATCATCTCCAAATTGAACCATTCGCTCGGCAGCATGCAGGGCAAAACGGTCGGCATCTGGGGACTCGCGTTCAAGCCGAACACGGACGACGTACGCGAAGCGCCGGCGCTCGACATCATCAAGACGCTGCTTCAGGAAGGCGCCGTCGTCAAAGCGTACGATCCGATCGCAACCGAAAACTTCCGCCGCTTTTTCCGCAACGAGTCGGACGTGCAATGGTGCGATTCCGCAATGGAGACGGCCGAAAGCTGCGACGCGCTCTGCCTGCTGACGGACTGGTCGGAATTCAAGGAGATCGATCTGCGGGAGCTGAACGGGGTCATGAAGCAGCCGATCCTGATCGACGGACGCAACGTCTACTCGAAAGAACAGTTGGCCGACACGAATTTCCAATATTATTCGATCGGACGGCCGGAGCTGGAAAGCCTTTCGCCGTTTCGCAATTCGGTAGCCTCGGATTAA
- a CDS encoding O-antigen polymerase — MANSQNRRKPELQNGESGMRIWWLNPTIIFALLMTIILIGAYYIPENSYLSFYRVDKFIDESNIIYSILPVCCFVLGGVLAMLAGRGTKPSNAFSEVMIKKDSFIKMWIFVLFGFTMFGYAMWFLIMLRSGFSLSLFLNVLSGEPGAIYGIKESFENVAGVTSFTNFGIPFVILTCYYLFYNKKKIYIWMLAAVFLLTMMRAIFFLERLAIMEFLVPAAVVYFSMRAKMNRKTPFVAVYPIVGLVALVGFFGISEYFRSWLSYYVNYYPSFWEFIVTRFFGYYVTAINTGTLYFQHLGFHWLPFPNSTAEFIWKFPGVPDDAYSSIYGFEPQALINNTLATMGNPEFNNPSGLLQPYNDYGLFGALVFWVIVGFFTGVLYNHFKKGHTFGMMIYPIWLVGVLEIPRYFYFGSGRFFPCWIIILAFSLILHYNRKKLTSWRLKGVGAGD, encoded by the coding sequence ATGGCAAACAGTCAAAACCGGCGCAAGCCGGAGCTTCAAAACGGAGAAAGCGGCATGCGGATCTGGTGGTTGAACCCGACGATCATCTTCGCACTGCTGATGACGATCATTCTGATCGGCGCGTATTACATTCCGGAGAACAGTTACCTGTCTTTTTACCGGGTCGACAAGTTCATCGATGAATCCAATATCATCTATTCCATTCTTCCGGTCTGCTGCTTTGTGCTCGGAGGGGTGCTGGCGATGTTGGCCGGACGCGGGACGAAGCCTTCCAACGCGTTCAGCGAAGTAATGATCAAAAAAGATTCCTTCATTAAAATGTGGATCTTCGTTCTGTTCGGTTTTACGATGTTCGGTTACGCGATGTGGTTCCTGATCATGCTGCGCAGCGGATTCAGCCTCAGCCTTTTCCTGAACGTGCTGAGCGGCGAACCGGGCGCGATCTACGGCATCAAGGAAAGCTTCGAAAACGTGGCGGGCGTGACGTCGTTTACAAACTTCGGCATTCCGTTCGTGATCCTGACGTGTTACTACCTGTTTTATAACAAAAAGAAGATCTACATATGGATGTTGGCGGCCGTGTTCCTGTTGACGATGATGCGGGCGATCTTTTTCCTCGAACGTCTCGCGATTATGGAATTTCTCGTTCCGGCTGCCGTGGTGTACTTCTCCATGCGAGCCAAAATGAATCGGAAAACGCCTTTTGTGGCGGTATATCCGATCGTCGGCCTCGTTGCGCTCGTCGGATTTTTCGGCATCAGCGAATACTTCCGTTCCTGGCTCAGCTATTACGTCAATTATTATCCGTCTTTCTGGGAATTCATCGTGACCCGCTTCTTCGGCTACTATGTTACGGCGATCAATACTGGCACGCTGTACTTCCAGCATCTCGGGTTCCATTGGCTGCCATTCCCGAATTCGACAGCAGAGTTCATCTGGAAATTCCCGGGCGTTCCCGACGACGCGTATTCTTCGATCTACGGCTTCGAGCCGCAGGCGCTGATCAACAACACGCTCGCCACGATGGGTAACCCGGAATTCAACAATCCTTCGGGACTGCTGCAGCCTTACAACGATTACGGCCTGTTCGGAGCGTTGGTGTTCTGGGTCATCGTCGGGTTCTTTACCGGCGTGCTGTACAATCATTTCAAAAAAGGGCATACGTTCGGCATGATGATCTATCCGATCTGGCTCGTCGGCGTACTGGAAATTCCCCGGTACTTCTACTTCGGCAGCGGACGCTTCTTCCCGTGCTGGATCATCATTCTCGCGTTCAGCCTGATTCTTCATTATAACCGTAAAAAGCTGACCAGTTGGCGGCTGAAAGGAGTGGGAGCCGGTGACTAA